The following proteins are co-located in the Vigna unguiculata cultivar IT97K-499-35 chromosome 9, ASM411807v1, whole genome shotgun sequence genome:
- the LOC114163524 gene encoding uncharacterized protein LOC114163524 yields MPLDEEWRCRKFENGLRGDLRLMVAPLSIKDFAALVEKLAGFKRCNNCGKERHFGRNCPTLARVVTRPLVQTPAQNQQMRGGNRPQASGRVYAMTGVEVAGSGLVRTSSLCARYLVEVEGGDCRENRLLFPNSEEPELLSSQGVVKEIQKATQYFIIFTRLEVEKEEEASIILVVHEFEDVFLEEVPRLPPNREVEFSIDFVPGTGPVSMAPYRMAPVELVELKKQIEDLLGKHFI; encoded by the exons ATGCCACTAGATGAGGAGTGGCGATGTAGGAAATTCGAGAATGGCCTCCGCGGAGATCTTCGTCTGATGGTGGCCCCACtttccatcaaggactttgcagCCTTGGTGGAGAAG CTTGCAGGCTTCAAgaggtgcaacaactgtggcaaggagcGCCACTTTGGGAGGAACTGCCCCACCCTTGCTAGGGTAGTGACGCGACCTCTAGTACAGACTCCTGCGCAGAACCAGCAGATGAGgggaggcaacaggcctcaggcgtcAGGCAGAGTTTACGCCATGACAGGAGTGGAAGTAGCgggttcag gtttggtcaggacgtcgtccttgtgcGCTAGGTATCTGGTGGAGGTAGAAGGCGGAG ACTGCCGAGAGAATAGGTTGTTGTTTCccaactcagaggagcctgagttgttatCATCCCAAGGAGTCGTGAAGGAGATTCAGAAGGCCACGCAGTACTTCATAATTTTCACTCGTCTGGAAGTGGAGAAGGAGGAAGAGGCATCGATCATACTAGTAGTACACGAGTTTGAGGATGTATTCCTAGAGGAGGTACCAAGGTTGCCTCCcaatagagaggtggagttctctatagACTTTGTACCAGGAACCGGGCCAGTGTCGATGGCTCCATACCGTATGGCTCCGGTAGAGTTGGTGGAACTCAAGAAGCAAATAGAGGATTTACTAGGGAAGCATTTCATCTGA